GCGTCCCCGAGGCGTTCACCGAGCCGGTCAGGGACCCGCTGGGCGATCTTCTGGCCCGTCACGCCCGTACGCACGGCCCGTTCACCTCCGCCTCCGCCGCCGGGCGTTTCGGGCTGGGCCCCGCCGTCACCGAGGGCGCGCTGCACCGGCTCGCCGCCAACGGCAGGGTCGTCCAAGGGGAGTTCCACCCCTCGGGCATCGGCCAGGAGTGGTGCGACGCCACGGTGCTGCGCCGGCTGCGACGCCGTTCGCTGGCCGCGCTGCGGCACGAACTGGAGCCGGTGCCGCCCGCCGCCCTCGCCACCTTCCTGCCGCAGTGGCAGCATCTCGGCAGCCACAGTCTGCGCGGCATCGACGGACTGGCCCGTGCGGTCGAGCAGTTGCAGGGCGCGCCGATCCCGGCGTCCGCGCTGGAGAAGCTGGTGCTCCCCTCGCGCGTCGCGGGGTACGCCCCGACGCTCCTGGACGAACTGACCACCACGGGGGAGGTCCTCTGGGCCGGGGCGGGCGCGCTGCCCGGCAAGGACGGCTGGATCTCCCTCTACCCGGCGGACTCCGCACCGCTGTTGCTCCCGCCGCCGCACCCCCTGGAACTGACGGCCCTCCACGAATCGGTCCTCGCCACCCTGGCGGGCGGCTACGGGCTGTTCTTCCGTCAGATCGCCGACCAGGTACGGGCCACCACCCACCCCGACGCCACCGATCCCCAACTCGCCGACGCCGTCTGGGACCTGGCCTGGTCGGGACGGCTGACCAACGACACCCTGGCGCCGCTGCGCTCCCTCCTCGGCTCCGGACGCACGGCGGGCTCGACCGCCCACCGCGCCAAACGGACCGTGCCACGCGGCCGTTACGGCACCCTGACCGCCGCCGCCCGGCCCGCCTCCCGTACGGGCCCGCCGACCGTGAGCGGTCGCTGGTCGCTGCTTCCGGACGCCGACCCGGACACCACGCGCCGGGCCCACGCGCTGGCCCGGACACTCCTCGACCGGCACGGTGTGGTGACGCGCGGCGCCGTCGCCTCGGAGGGCGTCGAGGGCGGTTTCTCGGCCGTGTACCGGGTGCTGGCGGCCTTCGAGGACAGCGGGCAGGCCCGCCGCGGCTATGTCGTCGAGGGGCTCGGCGCGGCCCAGTTCGCCATGGACGGCGCGGTGGACCGGCTGCGCGCGGCGTCCACGGCCCGTGACCGCGCCGCCGCCGACCCTTCGCCGCGCGCCGTGGTGCTGGCCGCCGCCGACCCCGCGAACGCGTACGGGGCGGCGCTGCCCTGGCCCGACCCGCCCACGGGCGCGAGCCACAAGCCGGGCCGCAAGGCGGGCTCGCTCGTCGTTCTCGTCGACGGGGCGCTGACGCTGTACATGGAGCGCGGCGGCAAGACCCTTCTCGCCTGGCCCGCGGACGGAGCCAACGGGTCCGACCCGGCGCATCCGGACACCGGCGACGACGCCGCGCTGCGTTCGGCCGCCGAGGCCCTCGCGTCCGCCGCCCGCGCCGGCGCGCTCGGTACGGTCACGGTGGAGCGGGCCAACGGGGAGCAGGCGCTGACCTCACCCGTGGGCCGGGTGCTGGAGGCGGCAGGCTTCCACGCCACCCCGAGGGGGCTGCGTCTGCGGGCCTGAGCGGGGCCGCCCTGACCCACGCCGCCCGGCGACCCGACGTCATGCCCCGGGTGGGAGCGGCGAGCGGCATCCCGCCGGAGCGCCGGGCCCGCCTCGTACATCCGCGCACGCCACACCCCGTACGCCGCCCGTCCCGGGGAGCCTCTCGCGCATGATGGGTCCATGCCCGAAGGCGACACCGTTCTGCACACCGCCCGGCGCCTGCACACCGCCCTCGCCGGGCGGCCCCTGACCCGGTCCGACCTCCGTGTCCCCCGGTTCGCGACCTCCGACCTCACCGGCCGGACGGTCCTCGACGTCACCCCGCGCGGCAAGCACCTGCTGACCCGCGTCGAGGGCGGTCTCACCCTCCACTCCCATCTGCGGATGGACGGCGCCTGGCGGGTGTACGGCGCCGACGAACGCTGGCGCGGCGGCCCCGGCCACCAGATCCGCGCGGTCCTCGGCAACGCCGAACGCACCGCCGTCGGCTACCGGCTCCCCGTGCTCGAACTCCTCCGCACCGCCGACGAGGACACGGTGGTGGGCCATCTCGGCCCCGACCTCCTCGGCCCGGACTGGGATCCACACACGGCACTGCGCAATCTGCTCGCCGACCCGGCGCGCCCCGTCGGCGCCGCGCTGCTGGACCAGCGCAATCTCGCGGGCATCGGCAATGTCTTCCGGTGCGAGACCTGCTTCGTGGCCCGCACCACCCCCTGGCTGCCCATCGGGGACCTGCCGGCGCCCGAGCGACTGGTGACGGCCGCGAAGAAGCTGCTGGAGGCCCACCGGGACCGTTCGCGCCGTCATCTCTACGTGTACGGCCGGGGCGGCCTCCCCTGCCGCCGCTGCGGCACCCCCGTCAGCAGGACGACCGAGGACGATCGCCCGGTGTACTGGTGCCCCCGCTGCCAGCTGGGTCCTGTCCCCTGAGGGCCGCCCGCCAGGACGACCGCCACGACGGCCGCCCCGTGGTCCGCGCCGCCGCGTGCACCGGCAGCAGACTCAGCCCCCAGCCGCCCGCGGCCACCGCCCCCTCGACGACCCCGGCGTGCTCCGGCGCCAGGGCCAGCCGCAGCACGGCCCACCACCAGAGCACGCCCAGCCCGCCCAGGGCGAGGACCGGCAGAACGTTCCGTCGCCGTGCCATGGCCGCCTCCTCAGACCTGCCGACGCCAGGGCCTGTCGAGTGGATCTTGCCGGGCTGATCCGAACGACAGACCCTAGACCGGCCCGCGTATCCGGCGAAAGGGCGCATCAGAGGCGTGGACGGCGCGTATCCGGCCGCTCGCGCGGCCCACCGCTCCCTCACACCGCCCCGCCATCCGAAGCACCCGCTTCCCGCTCACGCCGGGTCGTGTCCGGCACAGCCCGAGGTCCCGTCCGCCGGACGGGACCCAACCGGACAGGGCCTAGGCGTTCTCCGCCATGAACATCCAGGCGTGCTTCTCGAGGTCGGCCGTCAGGCCGATCAGGATGTCCTGGGTGACCGGGTCCGGCTCGTCGGTCGCCCTGATCCGCTCGCGCATCCGGACGATGACCGCGCCGAGCGCGTCCACCATCGTGCGTACGGCGTCCGGGTCCTTGATCCAGCCCTCCGGGACGGTTCCGATGGCGCTCTGCGTGGCCACCGTCGCCGCGCGGCCGTCCGGGGTGACACCGATCGCGGCGGCCCGTTCCGCCACGGTGTCCGAGTGGCCCCGGGCCGTGGTGACGACCTCGTCGAGCTGGAGGTGTACGGACCGGAAGCGCGGACCGACGATGTTCCAGTGCACCTGCTTGGAGACCAGCGACAGGTCGAGCAGATCGACCAGCGCGCCCTGAAGGGCCTCGCCGACCAGCTTGAGATCGGCGTCGGACAGTGAGCTCTTCACAACAGACATGGGACGTCCTCCAGTTCCGTTCACACGTATGCCCACCATGGCACAAGACCCCAAAAGGGTCATTTCGGGGCAGGTGAAGGACGTTCGAAGGCAGCCCGGCAGCCCAGACGAGCACCCGTGTACGGGCGCCCGGAGCCGGTACACGCGCCCGTGTACGGCGGAGCCCACCCCGTGAGGACGAGCACACAGCAGAAGCCCCGGCCGGTCACAGGGACCGCCCGGGGCTTCGGACTTCGTTCAGGCCGTACCGTTCACGACCAGTTCACGAGCACTTTTCACGATGCTTCAAGCGCTGTACCTCAAGCGGCGACGACATCCACCGCTTCCGTCGGTGCCTTGATGGTCACCCGCTCCGTCGGCACACCTGCCACCGACGTCACGGAGACGGAATTGAGCATCGGACGTACTGCTGCGGGCACCGGCTCGCTCGCCGCTGCGGACGCAGCCAGCTCCGCCAGCGACAGTTCGTCGCTCACTTCGCGCATGAGCTCGGACATCCGTACGTCAAGCGCGTCGCAGATAGCGGAGAGCAGTTCGGAGGATGCCTCCTTCTGCCCCCGCTCCACCTCGGAGAGATAGCCGAGCGAGACTCGGGCGGACGAGGAGACTTCGCGCAGAGTACGGCCCTGGCGCTGGCGCTGCCGACGCAGCACGTCACCCAGCAGGCGACGGAGCAGAATCATCGGTGGCTCCCTCCTCGGACCGCGTAGCCGCATCCTTCTCGCCCCACCGTACCGCCTCGCGCTGCGGCCGTGCGGGGAGCGATGTCGTGTTCACTCAGGGCTGCAAACATCAAGTCCCCCCGTTCCGTTCCGTATCCTGTGTCCGCCCGTTCCCGGTCAGTTCGCCGGAGAGCAGTTCCAGCACGCTCCGTACACTCTCTCTACGGATTTCCGCCCGGTCACCGTTCAACCTCAGAGCGGCCACTTTCTCGCCGCCGTGCGGACCGCTGACGGCCACGTACACCGTGCCCACGGGCTGTCCGTCCTGCGGATCGGGACCCGCGACCCCCGTGGTCGCGGCGCCCCAGTCGGCGCCCAGGACCCGCCGTACGCCGGCCGCCATCTGCCGTGCGACCACGGGATCCACCGCGCCCCGCTCGGCCAGAAGTGTTCCGTCCACGCCCAGGACCTCGCGCTTGACGTCCGTCGCGTAGGCCGTGACGCCCCCGCGGAGCGCGCGGGAGGCGCCGGGCACGGACGTCAGTTCGGCGGCCACGAGACCCCCGGTCAGCGACTCCGCGACGGCCAGGGTCTCCTCCCGCGCCACGAGCAGATCGAGCACCCGCGCCGCCGTCCGGTCCGCCGGGGCACCGCCGGCCGCCGCTTCCCGCCCGCCGCCCCGTACGGTCCCCGCCCCGCCCTCGGGCGCGGACGGCGCGGACGGTGCGGACCGCTCGGCGTCAGCGGACGGCACCGGCGCCACCGGCGGCGTGTGCGTCACGAGGCGTTCCCGCTCCGGACTCGCTCGGCCGCCATGCCCGACCGCCGCAGGACGATCGCCTGGCGTACGTAGTCCAGGCCGGTCAGCACGGTCAGCACGACCGCGACCGCCATCACCCAGAACCGAAGCGTCGCCAGCGGCCCGGTCAGCGCCAGCACGTACATGCCGACCGCCACCCCCTGCGCCATGGTCTTCATCTTGCCGCCCCGGCTGGCCGGGATGACCCCGTGCCGGATCACCCAGAACCGCATCAGCGTGATCCCGAGCTCCCGGAAGAGGATGACTCCTGTCACCCACCAGGGCAGATCCCCCAAGGCGGAGAGACTGA
Above is a window of Streptomyces sp. NBC_01498 DNA encoding:
- the pgsA gene encoding CDP-diacylglycerol--glycerol-3-phosphate 3-phosphatidyltransferase, translated to MTGVPASAEGGQGRPAPGGKLGAAAVNQASLWNIANILTMMRLVLVPAFVLLLLQDGGHDPAWRAWAWAAFAVAMITDVFDGHLARTYNLVTDFGKIADPIADKAIMAAGLVSLSALGDLPWWVTGVILFRELGITLMRFWVIRHGVIPASRGGKMKTMAQGVAVGMYVLALTGPLATLRFWVMAVAVVLTVLTGLDYVRQAIVLRRSGMAAERVRSGNAS
- a CDS encoding CinA family protein, whose protein sequence is MLDLLVAREETLAVAESLTGGLVAAELTSVPGASRALRGGVTAYATDVKREVLGVDGTLLAERGAVDPVVARQMAAGVRRVLGADWGAATTGVAGPDPQDGQPVGTVYVAVSGPHGGEKVAALRLNGDRAEIRRESVRSVLELLSGELTGNGRTQDTERNGGT
- a CDS encoding helix-turn-helix domain-containing protein, producing MILLRRLLGDVLRRQRQRQGRTLREVSSSARVSLGYLSEVERGQKEASSELLSAICDALDVRMSELMREVSDELSLAELAASAAASEPVPAAVRPMLNSVSVTSVAGVPTERVTIKAPTEAVDVVAA
- a CDS encoding Dps family protein; translation: MSVVKSSLSDADLKLVGEALQGALVDLLDLSLVSKQVHWNIVGPRFRSVHLQLDEVVTTARGHSDTVAERAAAIGVTPDGRAATVATQSAIGTVPEGWIKDPDAVRTMVDALGAVIVRMRERIRATDEPDPVTQDILIGLTADLEKHAWMFMAENA
- a CDS encoding DNA-formamidopyrimidine glycosylase family protein; translation: MPEGDTVLHTARRLHTALAGRPLTRSDLRVPRFATSDLTGRTVLDVTPRGKHLLTRVEGGLTLHSHLRMDGAWRVYGADERWRGGPGHQIRAVLGNAERTAVGYRLPVLELLRTADEDTVVGHLGPDLLGPDWDPHTALRNLLADPARPVGAALLDQRNLAGIGNVFRCETCFVARTTPWLPIGDLPAPERLVTAAKKLLEAHRDRSRRHLYVYGRGGLPCRRCGTPVSRTTEDDRPVYWCPRCQLGPVP